In Streptomyces violaceusniger Tu 4113, one DNA window encodes the following:
- a CDS encoding PAS domain-containing protein codes for MPGAQEFGAELTDFRRRVDELRTARASLPSQERLSLLDAALFELQHVVDVLWPRHEELTAASRSPGGGRADPQEQQLLRALFQRLPVPAVLLDRDTVVRRMNFAATQLFHTRAGYATGRPLAASLRRDGQAALRSQVAAVARGEGDRSLTVRLSQPSADGEVRVTLAALRPPGEPRPAVLAAFQPGMIGAPADEGTAGTRRPESRPDLAEVTRHAELLDLADDMAAALLRVALAGGGPEAVLARAAEVLHGRFADWVIADLAPESGPGAPRRVVALGPRDAVGDRTASLAEQDPADCPLVVNALSDGVSALRVSPADADTFGRDATGAPILVREEVTSLLCIPLRASATEPVRGAFTLFRTGGRGAFEMAEAGVADRISRHVALAMPRTAPRAPAPGA; via the coding sequence ATGCCAGGCGCTCAGGAGTTTGGTGCGGAACTCACAGACTTCCGCAGACGGGTGGACGAATTGCGGACCGCGCGGGCCTCGCTGCCCTCGCAGGAGCGGCTGTCCTTGCTGGACGCCGCTCTTTTCGAGCTCCAGCATGTGGTCGACGTGCTGTGGCCGCGCCACGAGGAGCTGACGGCGGCCTCCCGGAGCCCCGGCGGGGGCCGGGCCGACCCGCAGGAGCAGCAACTGCTGCGGGCGCTGTTCCAGCGGCTGCCGGTCCCGGCGGTCCTGCTGGACCGCGACACCGTGGTGCGGCGCATGAACTTCGCCGCCACCCAGCTCTTCCACACCCGCGCCGGATACGCCACCGGGCGCCCGCTCGCCGCCTCGCTGCGGCGCGACGGGCAGGCGGCATTGCGCTCGCAGGTCGCCGCGGTCGCGCGCGGCGAGGGCGACCGCAGTCTGACGGTGCGGCTGTCGCAGCCGTCGGCCGACGGTGAGGTGCGGGTGACCCTGGCCGCGCTGCGGCCGCCGGGCGAGCCCCGTCCGGCGGTGCTGGCGGCGTTCCAGCCCGGGATGATCGGCGCCCCGGCGGATGAGGGGACGGCCGGGACGCGGCGCCCGGAGTCCCGGCCGGACCTGGCGGAGGTGACCCGCCATGCCGAGCTGCTGGACCTGGCCGACGACATGGCGGCGGCGCTGCTGAGGGTGGCGCTGGCCGGGGGCGGTCCGGAGGCCGTGCTGGCCAGGGCCGCGGAGGTGCTGCACGGCCGGTTCGCGGACTGGGTGATCGCCGACCTGGCCCCGGAGAGCGGTCCCGGCGCCCCGCGCCGGGTGGTGGCGCTCGGCCCGCGGGACGCGGTGGGCGACCGTACGGCGTCCCTGGCCGAGCAGGACCCGGCCGACTGCCCCCTGGTGGTGAACGCACTGTCCGACGGGGTCTCCGCGCTGCGGGTGAGCCCGGCCGACGCCGACACCTTCGGCCGGGACGCGACGGGTGCGCCCATCTTGGTGCGGGAGGAGGTCACCTCGCTGCTGTGCATACCCCTGCGCGCCTCCGCCACGGAGCCGGTCCGCGGGGCGTTCACGCTCTTCCGTACGGGCGGGCGCGGTGCCTTCGAGATGGCGGAGGCGGGCGTGGCGGACCGGATCTCCCGCCATGTCGCCCTGGCCATGCCGCGTACGGCTCCGCGCGCGCCGGCGCCGGGGGCGTGA
- a CDS encoding catalase, which translates to MTEDRKERQRDQYRAPDPAEGPLTTDQGVAVDHTDDSLTVGERGPTLMEDFHFREKITHFDHERIPERVVHARGAGAYGYFEPYESCAEFTRAAFLQDPSVRTPVFVRFSTVQGPRGSADTVRDVRGFATKFYTSEGNYDLVGNNMPVFFIQDGIKFPDFVHALKPEPHNDIPTGASAHDTLWDFVSLQPETMHMMMWLMSDRAIPRSFRMMQGFGVHTFRFVDAQGRGTFVKFHWKPKLGVHSLVWDEAQEAAGRDPDFNRRDLWQAIEAGQYPEYELGVQLIPEEDEFNFDFDLLDATKIIPEEQVPVRPIGHMVLNRNPDNFFAETEQVAFHTANVVPGIDFTNDPLLQARNFSYLDTQLIRLGGPNFSQLPVNQPVTPARTNHRDGYHQTMIHKGTNYSPNSLGGGCPALAGADGYAFSHYAERVEGHKIRKRSESFKDFYSQAALFWNSMSDWEKRHIVDAFRFELGKVEAVHVRERTVEQLARVDYGLASQVAQGIGVAMPEPGANTHKPQASPALSLENLQGDGSIRTRQIAVLVTDGVDTAQLTQAQEALTAQGAVVEALAPHDGKVVGADGNGYAVDRALPTVASVLYDAVLLPGGPPGTPDLASDSAAMRFVRDAYRHGKPIGALGSGVGILSSLDPEGLHIASGHGHVCADRGVVTDTTTGTASEEFTRAFTEAIAAHRHWDRPRVRC; encoded by the coding sequence ATGACGGAGGACCGCAAGGAGCGGCAGCGCGACCAGTACCGCGCCCCCGACCCCGCCGAAGGACCGCTGACCACCGACCAGGGCGTGGCGGTCGACCACACCGATGACTCCCTCACCGTGGGCGAACGCGGCCCGACGCTGATGGAGGACTTCCACTTCCGCGAGAAGATCACCCACTTCGACCATGAGCGCATCCCGGAGCGGGTGGTGCACGCGCGGGGCGCGGGCGCGTACGGCTACTTCGAGCCGTACGAGTCCTGCGCGGAGTTCACCCGCGCCGCGTTCCTCCAGGACCCGTCCGTGCGCACCCCGGTCTTCGTACGGTTCTCCACCGTGCAGGGGCCCCGGGGCTCGGCGGACACGGTGCGGGACGTGCGGGGCTTCGCGACGAAGTTCTACACCTCGGAGGGCAACTACGACCTGGTCGGCAACAACATGCCGGTCTTCTTCATCCAGGACGGGATCAAGTTCCCCGACTTCGTGCACGCGCTCAAGCCGGAGCCGCACAACGACATCCCGACCGGCGCCTCCGCCCATGACACTCTGTGGGACTTCGTCTCCCTGCAGCCCGAGACGATGCACATGATGATGTGGCTGATGTCGGACCGGGCCATTCCGCGCAGCTTCCGGATGATGCAGGGCTTCGGGGTGCACACCTTCCGCTTCGTGGACGCGCAGGGGCGCGGCACCTTCGTGAAGTTCCACTGGAAGCCGAAGCTGGGCGTCCACTCGCTGGTGTGGGACGAGGCGCAGGAGGCCGCGGGCCGCGACCCGGACTTCAACCGGCGCGATCTGTGGCAGGCGATCGAGGCGGGTCAGTACCCCGAGTACGAGCTGGGGGTGCAGTTGATCCCGGAGGAGGACGAGTTCAACTTCGACTTCGATCTGCTCGACGCCACGAAGATCATTCCGGAGGAGCAGGTACCGGTGCGGCCGATCGGCCACATGGTCCTGAACCGCAACCCGGACAACTTCTTCGCGGAGACCGAGCAGGTGGCCTTCCACACGGCGAACGTCGTCCCCGGTATCGACTTCACCAACGACCCGCTGCTGCAGGCCCGGAACTTCTCGTATCTGGACACCCAGCTCATCCGGCTGGGCGGCCCCAACTTCTCCCAGCTCCCGGTCAACCAGCCGGTCACCCCGGCCCGGACCAACCACCGGGACGGCTACCACCAGACCATGATCCACAAGGGCACCAACTACTCCCCCAACTCACTCGGCGGCGGCTGCCCGGCCCTCGCGGGCGCGGACGGCTATGCCTTCTCCCATTACGCGGAGCGGGTCGAGGGCCACAAGATCCGCAAGCGGAGCGAGTCCTTCAAGGACTTCTACAGCCAGGCCGCGCTGTTCTGGAACAGCATGAGCGACTGGGAGAAGCGCCATATCGTGGACGCCTTCCGCTTCGAGCTGGGCAAGGTCGAGGCGGTGCATGTGCGCGAGCGCACGGTCGAGCAGTTGGCCCGGGTCGACTACGGCCTGGCCTCGCAGGTGGCCCAGGGCATCGGCGTGGCGATGCCGGAGCCGGGCGCCAACACCCACAAGCCGCAAGCCTCGCCCGCGCTGAGCCTGGAGAACCTCCAGGGCGACGGCTCGATCCGCACCCGCCAGATCGCGGTACTGGTCACGGACGGGGTGGACACCGCCCAGCTCACCCAGGCCCAGGAGGCGCTCACCGCCCAGGGCGCCGTCGTCGAGGCCCTCGCCCCGCACGACGGCAAGGTGGTCGGCGCCGACGGCAACGGCTACGCGGTCGACCGCGCCCTCCCCACGGTCGCCTCCGTCCTCTACGACGCCGTCCTCCTCCCCGGAGGCCCCCCCGGCACCCCCGACCTGGCCTCCGACAGCGCGGCCATGCGCTTCGTCCGCGACGCCTACCGCCACGGCAAACCCATCGGCGCACTGGGCTCGGGCGTCGGCATCCTCTCCTCCCTCGACCCGGAGGGCCTCCACATCGCCTCCGGCCACGGCCACGTCTGCGCCGACCGCGGCGTGGTCACGGACACGACGACGGGCACGGCGAGCGAAGAATTCACCAGGGCCTTCACCGAAGCGATAGCGGCCCACCGGCACTGGGACCGCCCGCGGGTCCGCTGCTGA
- a CDS encoding class I SAM-dependent methyltransferase, translated as MSKDAAVYTHGHHESVLRSHTWRTAANSAAYLTGHLRPHMRILDIGCGPGTITADLAELVPQGQVTGVDAADSILERARSVAEERGLTNVSFAVADVHALDYPDDSFCVVHAHQVLQHVGDPVGALREMRRVCAPGGIVAVRDSDYAAMTWYPSVPGLDGWLDLYHRVARANGGEPDAGRRLRSWALEAGFTDIGITSTASAWCYATEEERAWWSGLWADRTVASSYARRAVDGGHATEEELRSIAEAWRAWGEAPDGWFAVLHGEILCRV; from the coding sequence ATGTCGAAGGACGCCGCCGTCTACACCCACGGCCACCATGAGTCGGTGCTGCGCTCGCACACCTGGCGCACGGCGGCCAACTCCGCCGCGTATCTCACCGGCCATCTCCGGCCCCATATGCGGATCCTGGACATCGGCTGCGGCCCCGGCACCATCACCGCCGACCTGGCCGAACTGGTCCCCCAGGGGCAGGTCACGGGCGTCGACGCCGCGGACTCCATCCTGGAGCGGGCCCGCTCGGTGGCCGAGGAGCGCGGGCTGACGAACGTGTCCTTCGCGGTCGCCGACGTCCACGCACTGGACTACCCCGACGACTCCTTCTGCGTGGTCCACGCCCATCAGGTGCTGCAGCACGTCGGCGACCCGGTGGGGGCGCTGCGCGAGATGCGCCGGGTGTGCGCGCCGGGCGGCATCGTGGCGGTGCGCGACTCCGACTACGCCGCCATGACCTGGTACCCGTCCGTCCCCGGCCTGGACGGCTGGCTGGACCTCTACCACCGGGTCGCGCGGGCCAACGGCGGTGAGCCGGACGCCGGTCGCAGGCTGCGCTCCTGGGCGCTGGAGGCGGGGTTCACCGACATCGGCATCACCTCGACCGCCTCGGCGTGGTGCTACGCCACCGAGGAGGAGCGGGCGTGGTGGAGCGGGCTGTGGGCGGACCGCACGGTCGCCTCCTCCTACGCCCGGCGCGCGGTGGACGGCGGCCATGCCACCGAGGAGGAACTGCGGTCGATCGCGGAGGCGTGGCGGGCGTGGGGCGAGGCCCCGGACGGTTGGTTCGCCGTCCTGCACGGTGAGATCCTCTGCCGCGTCTGA
- a CDS encoding DUF2795 domain-containing protein has protein sequence MQRGSDRLSVHKDDEMKHELQGLIRSGHPTRAEEWHDPEPAADDDPDVTQGPIPARGTTGEAETVRFEFARRLGRTSFPADREELLRVLEERHTPDGLIALAEELPADRTFHTVQEVVSALGLRPAS, from the coding sequence ATGCAGCGAGGCAGCGACCGGCTGAGCGTCCACAAGGACGACGAGATGAAGCACGAGCTCCAGGGGCTGATCCGCTCCGGGCACCCGACCCGTGCCGAGGAATGGCACGACCCGGAGCCGGCCGCCGACGACGACCCGGACGTGACCCAGGGGCCGATCCCGGCCCGCGGGACGACCGGTGAGGCCGAGACGGTGCGGTTCGAGTTCGCGCGCCGGCTGGGACGTACGTCGTTCCCCGCCGATCGTGAGGAGCTGTTGCGCGTCCTGGAGGAACGGCACACACCGGATGGTCTGATCGCTCTGGCCGAGGAACTGCCCGCGGACCGGACGTTCCACACGGTGCAGGAGGTGGTCTCGGCGCTGGGGCTGCGCCCGGCCTCGTAA
- a CDS encoding thiamine pyrophosphate-requiring protein, whose protein sequence is MTMKVADYILARLSEWGVEHVFGYPGDGINGLLAAWGRAENEPRFIQARHEEMAAFDAVGYAKFSGRLGVCAATSGPGAIHLLNGLYDAKLDHVPVVALVGQTHRSAMGGSYQQEVDLHSLFKDVASDFLETVTVPEQLPNVLDRAIRTAYARRAPTAVIIPADVQELDYSPPTHEFKMVPSSLDRSGWSAVPSSTAVERAAEVLNAGERVAILVGQGAAGAREEVRRIAETLGAGVAKALLGLDVLSDELPYVTGPIGLLGTRPSYEMMRDCDTLLTIGSSFPYAQFLPEFGKARGVQIDLDPHMIGMRYPYEVNLVGDARETLLRLLPLLERKKERGWQEEIIAGVRRWREVMASRAAVSADPINPEYVAHCLDPLLPSDAIITCDSGSVANWYARHLRMRGEMRASLSGTLATMGCGVPYAIGAKFAHPDRPAVALVGDGAMQMNGMAELITVAKYRQSWEDPRLVIGVWNNQDLNQVTWEMRAMGGAPQFLPSQELPDVSYARFAESLGMTGIRVEKPEQVEQAWREALAADGPAVVEFLTDPAVPPIPPHATWEQMEATVESIIKGDSDRAGMVRQGLKAKVQEYLPHRKKAAEDKATDDA, encoded by the coding sequence ATGACCATGAAAGTGGCCGACTACATCCTCGCCCGACTGTCCGAGTGGGGTGTCGAGCATGTCTTCGGCTACCCGGGGGACGGCATCAACGGCCTGCTCGCCGCATGGGGGCGGGCCGAGAACGAGCCCCGGTTCATCCAGGCCCGGCACGAGGAGATGGCGGCCTTCGACGCCGTCGGCTACGCCAAGTTCAGCGGCCGCCTCGGGGTGTGCGCGGCCACCTCGGGCCCCGGCGCGATCCACCTGCTGAACGGGCTGTACGACGCCAAGCTGGACCATGTGCCGGTGGTGGCCCTGGTCGGCCAGACCCACCGCAGCGCGATGGGCGGCTCGTACCAGCAGGAGGTGGATCTGCACAGCCTCTTCAAGGACGTGGCCTCCGACTTCCTGGAGACGGTCACCGTCCCCGAGCAGTTGCCCAACGTCCTGGACCGGGCGATCCGCACCGCCTACGCCCGCCGCGCCCCCACCGCCGTGATCATCCCGGCGGATGTGCAGGAGCTGGACTACTCCCCACCCACCCATGAGTTCAAGATGGTGCCCTCCAGCCTGGACCGCAGCGGCTGGTCCGCGGTGCCGTCGAGCACCGCGGTGGAGCGGGCCGCGGAGGTGCTGAACGCGGGCGAGCGGGTGGCGATCCTGGTCGGCCAGGGCGCCGCCGGGGCGCGCGAGGAGGTCCGGCGGATCGCCGAGACCCTCGGCGCCGGTGTCGCCAAGGCGCTGCTCGGCCTGGATGTGCTCAGCGATGAACTGCCGTATGTGACCGGGCCCATCGGGCTGCTGGGCACCCGGCCCTCGTACGAGATGATGCGGGACTGCGACACGCTGCTGACGATCGGCTCCAGCTTTCCGTACGCCCAGTTCCTGCCGGAGTTCGGCAAGGCGCGCGGCGTCCAGATCGATCTCGATCCGCACATGATCGGGATGCGCTATCCGTACGAGGTCAATCTGGTCGGCGACGCGCGCGAGACCCTGCTGCGGCTGCTGCCGCTGCTGGAGCGCAAGAAGGAGCGCGGCTGGCAGGAGGAGATCATCGCGGGCGTACGGCGCTGGCGCGAGGTGATGGCCTCCCGCGCGGCGGTGTCCGCCGACCCGATCAACCCCGAGTACGTGGCCCACTGCCTGGATCCGCTGCTGCCCTCCGACGCCATCATCACCTGCGACTCCGGCTCCGTCGCCAACTGGTACGCCCGCCATCTGCGGATGCGCGGCGAGATGCGCGCCTCGCTGTCGGGCACGCTGGCCACGATGGGCTGTGGGGTGCCGTACGCGATCGGCGCCAAGTTCGCCCATCCGGACCGGCCGGCGGTGGCGCTGGTCGGGGACGGCGCGATGCAGATGAACGGCATGGCGGAGCTGATCACGGTGGCCAAGTACCGCCAGTCGTGGGAGGACCCCCGGCTGGTGATCGGCGTCTGGAACAACCAGGACCTCAACCAGGTCACCTGGGAGATGCGGGCGATGGGCGGGGCACCGCAGTTCCTGCCCTCGCAGGAACTGCCCGACGTCTCCTACGCGCGGTTCGCCGAATCGCTCGGCATGACCGGCATCCGGGTGGAGAAGCCCGAGCAGGTCGAGCAGGCGTGGCGGGAGGCGCTGGCCGCGGACGGCCCGGCGGTCGTGGAGTTCCTCACCGATCCGGCCGTACCGCCGATCCCGCCGCATGCCACCTGGGAGCAGATGGAGGCCACGGTCGAGTCGATCATCAAGGGCGACTCGGACCGGGCGGGCATGGTCCGCCAGGGCCTGAAGGCGAAGGTGCAGGAGTACCTGCCGCACCGGAAGAAGGCCGCGGAGGACAAGGCCACGGACGACGCCTGA
- a CDS encoding CBS domain-containing protein: MSQDPPRYVREVMTRPVIWVHPDASLVEAAQLMRAQGIGDVLVASDGELLGVLTDRDITLRAVAEGIDPLAVTCHAVCTPDPVTIGPDEEVAEAAALMRRYAVGRLPVVEAGRPLGVISLGDVAEPP, from the coding sequence ATGTCCCAGGACCCACCTCGCTATGTGCGGGAAGTCATGACGCGGCCCGTGATCTGGGTGCACCCCGATGCCTCGCTGGTGGAAGCAGCTCAACTGATGCGCGCACAGGGCATCGGCGATGTGCTGGTCGCCAGCGACGGGGAGCTGCTCGGTGTGCTCACCGACCGCGACATCACCCTCCGCGCTGTCGCCGAGGGCATCGACCCCCTCGCCGTCACCTGCCACGCCGTGTGCACTCCGGACCCGGTGACCATCGGGCCGGACGAGGAGGTGGCCGAGGCGGCCGCGCTGATGCGGAGATATGCGGTCGGGCGGCTTCCGGTCGTCGAGGCGGGGCGTCCACTGGGCGTGATCAGCCTGGGCGATGTGGCCGAGCCGCCCTGA
- a CDS encoding VOC family protein, which translates to MDILGTSLRVCVDDLDSAIAVYERLTGAEAVRFQRGPVSVAAVGCFFLMSGPESELSILRKITATIAVKDVDEAIADLTAVGGQIVAGPLPAPVGRTLVARHPDGSIFEYVDRNPMA; encoded by the coding sequence ATGGATATTCTGGGGACTTCACTCCGCGTGTGCGTCGACGATCTGGATTCGGCGATCGCCGTCTACGAACGGCTGACGGGGGCCGAGGCGGTGCGCTTCCAGCGCGGCCCCGTCTCGGTCGCGGCGGTCGGCTGCTTCTTTCTGATGAGCGGTCCGGAGTCGGAGCTGTCGATTCTTCGCAAGATCACGGCGACGATCGCGGTGAAGGACGTGGACGAGGCGATCGCGGATCTCACGGCGGTCGGTGGGCAGATCGTGGCCGGTCCGCTGCCCGCCCCCGTGGGCCGGACCCTGGTGGCGCGCCACCCCGACGGCTCGATCTTCGAGTACGTCGACCGGAATCCGATGGCGTGA
- a CDS encoding type 1 glutamine amidotransferase domain-containing protein — protein MKVAFLVAPEGVEQIELTDPWQAVRDAGGTPRLVSTKPGRVQAFNHLDKADTFEVDQVVKDATVEEYDALVLPGGVANPDFLRLNDKAVAFAKGFFDAGKPVAAICHAPWTLVEADVVRGRTLTSWPSLRTDITNAGGTWVDEQVKVCTSGPNTLITSRKPDDLKAFREAFLEEFAKATKGSAS, from the coding sequence ATGAAGGTCGCCTTTCTCGTCGCCCCTGAAGGCGTGGAACAAATCGAGCTGACCGACCCCTGGCAGGCGGTCCGGGATGCCGGGGGCACCCCTCGTCTGGTGTCCACCAAGCCCGGCCGCGTCCAGGCGTTCAACCACCTCGACAAGGCGGACACCTTCGAGGTCGACCAGGTGGTCAAGGACGCCACGGTCGAGGAGTACGACGCCCTGGTGCTGCCCGGCGGGGTCGCCAACCCCGACTTCCTGCGCCTGAACGACAAAGCCGTCGCCTTCGCCAAGGGCTTCTTCGACGCGGGGAAGCCGGTGGCCGCGATCTGTCACGCGCCGTGGACGCTGGTGGAGGCCGATGTGGTGCGCGGCCGCACCCTGACCTCCTGGCCGAGTCTGCGCACCGACATCACCAACGCCGGCGGGACCTGGGTGGACGAGCAGGTCAAGGTCTGCACCAGCGGCCCCAACACCCTGATCACCAGCCGTAAGCCCGATGATCTCAAGGCGTTCCGTGAGGCGTTCCTGGAGGAGTTCGCGAAGGCGACGAAGGGATCGGCGTCATGA
- a CDS encoding phage holin family protein — protein MTDKSGYPKAGIPSAGDLAEPVARAVRDEVRRELREQSGRRAVRLYGGAAAAALYAGGALTACLVLLFALALPAWAAALIVFALLLVAAGWLKNSAAQASGPGTTAPSAPSGPAPPMGPSGPAAPSGPASPSGPAGPAGPAGPAGPSAPPTPPAPGSGVPPQPPQPPRTG, from the coding sequence ATGACTGATAAATCGGGCTACCCGAAGGCGGGCATACCCTCGGCCGGGGACCTGGCGGAGCCGGTCGCACGGGCCGTCCGCGATGAAGTCCGCAGGGAGCTGCGGGAGCAGTCCGGACGGCGCGCGGTCCGGCTCTACGGTGGCGCGGCGGCGGCCGCGCTCTACGCGGGGGGTGCGCTGACGGCGTGCCTGGTGCTGCTCTTCGCCCTCGCGCTTCCGGCGTGGGCGGCGGCGCTGATCGTTTTCGCGCTGTTGCTGGTGGCGGCGGGGTGGCTGAAGAACTCCGCGGCGCAGGCGTCGGGGCCGGGGACGACCGCGCCTTCGGCGCCCTCGGGGCCTGCCCCGCCTATGGGCCCTTCGGGCCCCGCCGCTCCTTCGGGGCCCGCCAGCCCATCCGGACCCGCTGGACCCGCCGGGCCCGCCGGGCCCGCCGGGCCCTCCGCGCCTCCCACGCCGCCGGCGCCGGGGTCCGGGGTGCCTCCTCAGCCCCCGCAGCCTCCTCGGACGGGGTGA
- a CDS encoding TIGR03086 family metal-binding protein, translating into MAENPLLARHCEALDLFTERVHAIRPHQWDDPTPCTEWTVRDLVNHLAVEQMWVPPLVREGASVADQSNALEGDLLGDDPVATWDVVVAAARDAFREPGALDRMVELSYGESPATHYCAQMTADAAVHAWDLSRAIGAEERIPKPLVDFSVREVAPYAADLEESGLFAAPVEPPPGADAQTRLLALLGREP; encoded by the coding sequence ATGGCGGAGAATCCGCTGCTGGCCAGGCACTGCGAGGCGCTGGACCTCTTCACCGAACGGGTGCACGCGATCCGTCCCCACCAGTGGGACGACCCGACGCCCTGCACCGAATGGACCGTACGCGATCTGGTGAACCATCTCGCGGTCGAGCAGATGTGGGTGCCGCCGCTGGTCCGGGAAGGGGCGAGCGTCGCCGACCAGAGCAATGCGCTGGAGGGCGATCTGCTCGGTGACGACCCGGTCGCCACGTGGGACGTGGTGGTCGCCGCGGCGCGGGACGCCTTCCGCGAGCCGGGGGCCCTGGACCGGATGGTCGAGCTCTCGTACGGGGAGAGCCCCGCCACGCATTACTGCGCCCAGATGACGGCTGACGCGGCCGTGCACGCGTGGGATCTGTCGCGGGCCATTGGGGCGGAGGAGCGCATTCCGAAGCCGCTGGTGGACTTTTCGGTGCGGGAGGTCGCGCCGTATGCGGCGGACTTGGAGGAGAGCGGGCTTTTTGCGGCGCCCGTGGAGCCGCCGCCGGGGGCGGATGCGCAGACCCGGCTCCTGGCCCTGCTCGGCCGCGAGCCGTAG
- a CDS encoding DUF5709 domain-containing protein codes for MRTPHDPGADPEDEGIPDLQDGTPAQQRAEDPEQLPVPGDEPTIAEYRDTTSAETHERESLEERLTDEEPETGEPVGIEAERAGLLYDEPDPDFPREQDVYSQEGSTSGLSAEEEAVRIKSDELRDVDDLYEEFDDEELTEDPGPPS; via the coding sequence GTGAGGACACCGCATGACCCCGGCGCGGATCCCGAGGATGAGGGGATCCCCGATCTGCAGGACGGTACGCCCGCGCAGCAGCGGGCCGAGGATCCTGAGCAGTTGCCCGTGCCCGGGGACGAGCCGACGATCGCCGAATACCGGGACACCACGAGCGCGGAGACGCATGAGCGGGAGTCGCTCGAGGAGCGCTTGACCGATGAGGAGCCGGAGACGGGGGAGCCGGTCGGCATCGAGGCGGAACGGGCGGGGCTGCTGTACGACGAGCCGGACCCCGACTTCCCGCGCGAGCAGGACGTCTACTCCCAGGAGGGCTCGACCAGCGGGCTGTCCGCCGAGGAGGAGGCGGTCCGGATCAAGAGCGATGAACTCCGTGATGTGGACGATCTCTACGAGGAGTTCGACGACGAGGAGCTCACCGAGGACCCGGGACCGCCCTCCTGA
- a CDS encoding TIGR03557 family F420-dependent LLM class oxidoreductase: MTEYGYFLAAEEHGPAELIEQARMAEQAGFSALWISDHYHPWNDAQGQSSFVWSVIGALAQATSLPVQTAVTCPIIRIHPAIVAQAAATSAVLLEGRFRLGVGSGEALNEHVLGDRWPPAPIRLEMLEEAVMVMRQLFEGRRVTHHGKHYTVENARLYTVPEEPVPIDIAAFGSAAAALAGRVGDGFITVVPDAELVARFRRGSGAGGNSKPARGGLKVCYSPDPDEALRTAHRLWPTEALPGAVLSTLATPSQFEQAAQLVTPERLAEKVVCGDDAEAHVRALNAYAEAGFDTVYVNQIGPDQRGFFDFYRTKVLPQVAR; this comes from the coding sequence ATGACCGAGTACGGCTATTTCCTGGCCGCCGAAGAACACGGGCCCGCGGAACTCATCGAGCAGGCCCGGATGGCGGAGCAGGCCGGTTTCAGCGCCTTGTGGATCTCCGACCACTATCACCCCTGGAACGACGCCCAGGGCCAGAGCTCCTTCGTCTGGTCGGTGATCGGCGCACTCGCGCAGGCCACCAGCCTGCCCGTGCAGACCGCGGTGACCTGCCCCATCATCCGTATCCACCCGGCCATCGTGGCCCAGGCCGCCGCGACCAGCGCGGTACTGCTGGAGGGTCGCTTCCGGCTGGGCGTGGGCAGTGGCGAGGCGCTGAACGAGCATGTGCTGGGCGACCGCTGGCCGCCCGCGCCGATCCGGCTGGAGATGCTGGAAGAGGCCGTGATGGTGATGCGCCAGCTCTTCGAGGGGCGCCGCGTCACCCATCACGGCAAGCACTACACGGTGGAGAACGCACGGCTGTACACGGTGCCCGAGGAGCCGGTGCCCATCGACATCGCGGCCTTCGGATCGGCGGCCGCGGCGCTGGCGGGGCGGGTCGGCGACGGCTTCATCACCGTGGTCCCGGACGCGGAGCTGGTGGCGCGGTTCCGGCGCGGCAGCGGCGCCGGGGGCAACAGCAAACCGGCCCGCGGCGGGCTGAAGGTCTGCTACAGCCCGGATCCCGACGAGGCGCTGCGCACCGCCCACCGGCTGTGGCCGACCGAGGCGCTGCCCGGCGCGGTGCTGTCGACGCTGGCCACCCCGAGCCAGTTCGAGCAGGCCGCCCAGCTCGTCACCCCCGAGCGGCTGGCCGAAAAGGTGGTCTGCGGGGATGACGCGGAGGCGCATGTCAGGGCGCTCAACGCGTACGCCGAGGCCGGATTCGACACCGTCTACGTCAATCAGATCGGCCCCGACCAGCGGGGCTTCTTCGACTTCTACCGCACCAAGGTGCTGCCGCAGGTAGCCCGCTGA